One part of the Anaeromyxobacter sp. Fw109-5 genome encodes these proteins:
- a CDS encoding PQQ-binding-like beta-propeller repeat protein — protein MKHAVIVASVFLALSCDSVDDRGSCWASADCPAGQYCARTPDGNVCWSDAEPPVVSGVTVSCSTTPCRRDGVLRVEATASDGEELAGVEAFIDLDGGTRKVALTRSGAGWGADLPLRDWPFEAYSRPVIVGVVARDGARNESTAAASPVEVTRLRWEREVAPSIALTSPAVGDGGELVVGAANGKLHVFDDAGIPRRAPIAVGIAYHAGAPVIGIDAIWIASNDGNLYGVALDAGSVKTECGTGESIQTAPVLIGDGTRALAGSAAAVVAVASTTGLCSLTATAGPVRATPVATSSGEVLVASGSTMESFTLLANGALSANWTGVPPAPARPSLGGLVTAPLAADEHAIWSVSSTGNVQATELDATSTGMGSLGVGASGIAVLKDGNVILSQESGTLRRLDPLRSPAWNESAQLSGVPATPMVVSGQATQLIVPTSTGRLYAVRESDGGIAWSVKLSAAGAALQPANIYTPPGQPAGAVTSTAYVSGADGKLYAVIVDGQLDTAAPWPKAFHDPRNTNNAGTAP, from the coding sequence ATGAAGCACGCCGTCATCGTCGCCTCGGTGTTCCTCGCGCTCTCCTGCGACTCGGTCGACGACCGCGGCTCGTGCTGGGCGAGCGCCGACTGTCCCGCAGGCCAGTACTGCGCGCGCACGCCGGACGGGAACGTCTGCTGGAGCGACGCCGAGCCGCCGGTCGTGTCGGGGGTGACGGTCTCGTGCTCCACCACTCCGTGCCGGCGGGACGGCGTGCTGCGCGTCGAGGCCACCGCCTCCGACGGCGAGGAGCTCGCCGGCGTCGAGGCGTTCATCGATCTCGACGGCGGGACGCGCAAGGTCGCCCTGACGCGCTCCGGGGCCGGCTGGGGGGCGGACCTCCCGCTGCGCGATTGGCCTTTCGAGGCGTACTCCCGCCCCGTGATCGTCGGGGTGGTCGCGCGCGACGGTGCTCGCAACGAGAGCACCGCAGCGGCGTCGCCGGTGGAGGTGACGAGGTTGAGGTGGGAGCGGGAGGTCGCACCGTCAATAGCGCTTACGTCGCCTGCTGTCGGCGACGGCGGTGAACTCGTAGTCGGCGCCGCCAACGGAAAGTTACACGTGTTTGATGATGCGGGGATTCCGAGGCGTGCTCCGATCGCCGTGGGGATCGCCTACCACGCCGGTGCACCAGTCATCGGAATCGATGCGATCTGGATCGCGAGTAACGATGGGAATCTCTACGGCGTCGCGCTGGATGCGGGTTCTGTGAAGACGGAGTGCGGCACAGGCGAGAGCATCCAGACGGCTCCGGTTCTAATTGGGGATGGGACCAGGGCCCTCGCCGGATCGGCGGCCGCGGTCGTCGCTGTTGCGAGCACGACCGGCTTGTGCAGCTTGACGGCAACTGCGGGCCCCGTGCGTGCAACGCCGGTAGCTACCTCATCAGGTGAAGTACTCGTGGCGTCCGGCTCAACGATGGAGAGCTTCACCCTGTTGGCGAATGGGGCGCTATCCGCGAACTGGACTGGAGTACCGCCTGCTCCCGCGAGGCCTTCGCTAGGCGGATTGGTCACTGCTCCGCTTGCTGCGGACGAGCACGCAATATGGAGTGTTTCCAGCACGGGAAACGTGCAGGCTACGGAGCTGGACGCCACGTCTACGGGGATGGGGTCGCTCGGAGTCGGGGCAAGCGGCATCGCGGTTCTCAAAGATGGAAACGTGATCTTGTCTCAAGAGAGCGGCACCCTGCGAAGACTCGATCCGCTCCGCTCTCCCGCGTGGAATGAGAGTGCGCAGCTCAGCGGTGTTCCCGCGACTCCGATGGTCGTCTCTGGGCAGGCGACGCAGCTGATCGTCCCCACCTCGACCGGTCGTCTCTACGCCGTTCGCGAGTCCGACGGCGGCATCGCCTGGTCCGTGAAGCTCTCGGCCGCGGGAGCAGCGCTCCAGCCGGCCAACATCTACACGCCACCTGGGCAGCCCGCGGGCGCGGTGACGAGTACGGCCTACGTCTCTGGCGCCGACGGCAAGCTCTACGCCGTGATCGTCGACGGCCAGCTCGACACCGCGGCGCCGTGGCCGAAGGCGTTCCACGATCCCCGCAACACGAACAACGCGGGGACCGCGCCGTGA
- a CDS encoding response regulator, producing the protein MSTADHLCIFERATGERLLAAERFVLALPQLLGAALDGCDLGLDGASRRLLVLLRLSRAPVPPGARERLAFWAARAGGRACDIGQVPPADLAELRGVLGRCEPRLADAAGAELYLASAAFFTDAGAPALRRRSPGERPQLVLDLAGAAAAGASYEPGGGALFVPSPMAPPEGDELRLVVRVAGAAGVLEGRAQVTSVRRPAEATPGAPAGYTLSVQPEPPALRAALAAHVPAPAPPASDFTRAAPRLDLHSPAKVLGRIALERAQAPAAVACATIAYESSAELEQDFVENLSQGGAFVRTQAPAAVGTPVALALRLPDGGDLHTRATVAYVSDEGMGVRFQLAPEEEARLYAAIVQLTARPRRALVVDDDALHRRMLGDALRDRGFEVVTAADGAEGLRALADELLTLDLLLTDLCMPGMDGEAFVRTIRHAGGETELAVVVVTGQSGPELAPRLLAAGADEVLEKALGAERVAEAADGVVERRRLTRTGASP; encoded by the coding sequence ATGAGCACCGCCGACCACCTCTGCATCTTCGAGCGCGCCACCGGCGAGCGCCTCCTCGCGGCCGAGCGCTTCGTGCTGGCGCTGCCGCAGCTCCTCGGCGCCGCGCTCGACGGCTGCGATCTCGGGCTCGACGGCGCCTCGCGCCGGCTCCTCGTCCTGCTCCGCCTCTCCCGCGCCCCGGTCCCGCCGGGCGCGCGCGAGCGGCTCGCCTTCTGGGCGGCGCGGGCGGGCGGGCGGGCCTGCGACATCGGCCAGGTCCCGCCCGCCGACCTCGCCGAGCTGCGCGGCGTGCTGGGCCGCTGCGAGCCGCGGCTCGCCGACGCGGCGGGCGCGGAGCTGTACCTCGCCAGCGCGGCCTTCTTCACCGACGCCGGGGCGCCCGCGCTGCGCCGCCGGAGCCCGGGGGAGCGGCCGCAGCTCGTGCTCGACCTCGCCGGCGCGGCCGCAGCGGGCGCGAGCTACGAGCCCGGGGGCGGCGCGCTGTTCGTCCCCTCGCCCATGGCGCCGCCGGAGGGGGACGAGCTGCGGCTCGTCGTGCGCGTGGCGGGCGCCGCCGGCGTGCTCGAGGGCCGCGCCCAGGTCACGTCGGTGCGCCGTCCGGCCGAGGCCACCCCCGGCGCGCCCGCCGGCTACACGCTCTCGGTGCAGCCCGAGCCGCCCGCGCTCCGCGCCGCCCTCGCCGCGCACGTCCCCGCGCCCGCGCCGCCCGCCTCCGACTTCACCCGCGCCGCCCCGCGCCTCGACCTCCACTCGCCGGCCAAGGTGCTCGGCCGCATCGCGCTCGAGCGCGCGCAGGCGCCGGCCGCGGTGGCGTGCGCGACCATCGCCTACGAGAGCAGCGCCGAGCTCGAGCAGGACTTCGTCGAGAACCTCTCGCAGGGCGGCGCGTTCGTGCGGACCCAGGCGCCGGCGGCGGTGGGGACGCCGGTGGCGCTCGCGCTGCGGCTCCCCGACGGCGGGGATCTCCACACGCGGGCCACCGTGGCCTACGTGAGCGACGAGGGCATGGGGGTCCGCTTCCAGCTCGCGCCGGAGGAGGAGGCGCGGCTCTACGCGGCCATCGTGCAGCTCACCGCCCGCCCGCGCCGCGCGCTCGTGGTGGACGACGACGCGCTCCACCGCCGGATGCTGGGCGACGCCCTGCGCGACCGCGGCTTCGAGGTGGTCACCGCCGCCGACGGCGCGGAGGGGCTGCGCGCGCTCGCCGACGAGCTGCTCACCCTCGACCTCTTGCTCACCGACCTGTGCATGCCCGGGATGGACGGCGAGGCGTTCGTCCGCACCATCCGCCACGCGGGCGGGGAGACCGAGCTCGCGGTGGTGGTGGTGACCGGCCAGTCCGGCCCCGAGCTCGCCCCGAGGCTCCTCGCCGCCGGGGCGGACGAGGTGCTCGAGAAGGCGCTCGGGGCCGAGCGGGTGGCGGAGGCGGCGGACGGGGTGGTGGAGCGGAGGCGCCTCACCCGCACAGGCGCCTCGCCGTGA